The Plasmodium vivax scf_7216 genomic scaffold, whole genome shotgun sequence genome contains the following window.
tcaatggtgatggtgatgatgaccggtacgcgtagaatcgagaccgaggagagggttagggataggcttaccttcgaaccgcgggccctctagactcgagcggccgccactgtgctggatatctgcagaattgtcttgacccttagAGTACTTGTTCAGAATTTTAACCCCCGTAACCATAAACAGGGTCTGCCAGATGCACAGGAAGCACCGGGGGATGACCCCCTTGTAGAGGTACAGAATCCCCCCCTCCCTGTAAAGGCTAACAAACGACTGAAAGAACGTCAGCTTgatgtttttatttgcactATTCTGCATGTACACTCGAATCACGTCGAAGGGGTTGTTCCAGACAGATAAGGCTCCTCCAAGGACACCACAAAGGAGCTCCTCCGAGGGGGATAAGTCGTGGGCAGCACCTCCCCGTTTGTCTAACGGGTGGGTGTCCTTCGCGGGGGTGGGCTGAAAAACGTGGCCTCGCTTGTCtgtaacttcattttttacgcctACTTCCACacccgctcccccccccacctTCCTCTTCCGCTCGATGAACAAGTGGCGG
Protein-coding sequences here:
- a CDS encoding mitochondrial carrier protein, putative (encoded by transcript PVX_254300A) gives rise to the protein MSKDLVNGSILHCLETASLGMPLEVWKTRMCVYRNENTIRSFASIYSKGVGQFYAGFYAKLVESSSKGAVLLLSKEHMINLCNNLNFNKTTSGFIGGATGGICQSFVMTPCTFFITASIDRKINYKKKLVDIFRNKGFTTLYKGNSAMCLRQGTNWASRQGLTEWVRHLFIERKRKVGGGAGVEVGVKNEVTDKRGHVFQPTPAKDTHPLDKRGGAAHDLSPSEELLCGVLGGALSVWNNPFDVIRVYMQNSANKNIKLTFFQSFVSLYREGGILYLYKGVIPRCFLCIWQTLFMVTGVKILNKYSKGQDNSADIQHSGGRSSLEGPRFEGKPIPNPLLGLDSTRTGHHHHHH